A region from the Lolium perenne isolate Kyuss_39 chromosome 4, Kyuss_2.0, whole genome shotgun sequence genome encodes:
- the LOC127294077 gene encoding methylthioribose-1-phosphate isomerase, whose protein sequence is MGESSALQAILYDRGSLRLLDQRKLPLEEVYIDVKDSTDGWNAISDMVVRGAPAIAIAAALSLAVEVFDQDFTSTPAEAASFISKKLEYLVSSRPTAVNLSDAATKLQSLVSRTAETAKDAKLIFQVFIEAAETMLVDDVADNKAIGSHGAKFLQLQLGSSKNISVLTHCNTGSLATAGYGTALGVIRALHSGGVLEKAFCTETRPFNQGSRLTAFELVHEKIPATLIADSAAAALMNNGQVQAVIVGADRIAANGDTANKIGTYNLSISAKHHGVQFYVAAPVTSIDLSLPSGKEIVIEERSPKELLNSEGGLGKQVAASGISVWNPAFDVTPANLITAIITEKGVITKSDPDGTFDIEDFIKAAK, encoded by the exons ATGGGCGAATCGAGCGCGCTGCAGGCCATCCTCTACGACCGAGGGTCGCTCCGCCTTCTCGATCAG AGGAAGCTGCCTCTCGAGGAGGTCTACATCGATGTGAAGGACTCCACCGATGGATG GAACGCAATCAGCGATATGGTTGTCCGCGGTGCTCCCGCAATAGCCATAGCAGCAGCATTATCATTAGCTGTCGAAGTTTTTGATCAGGATTTCACCAGTACACCTGCAGAGGCTGCCTCGTTCATTTCCAAGAAATTGGAGTATCTTGTATCTAG CCGGCCCACTGCAGTGAACCTGTCTgacgctgcaacaaagcttcagaGTTTAGTGTCAAGGACAGCTGAAACAGCAAAGGATGCCAAATTAATCTTTCAG GTCTTTATCGAAGCTGCGGAGACTATGCTAGTTGATGATGTGGCTGATAATAAGGCAATTGGCTCGCATGGAGCTAAGTTCCTTCAACTGCAGCTTGGAAGCTCGAAAAACATCTCTGTTCTAACCCATTGTAATACTGGCAG TCTTGCAACTGCTGGTTATGGAACTGCCCTTGGGGTTATTCGTGCTCTTCACTCTGGAGGAGTTCTAGAGAAGGCCTTCTGCACTGAAACTCGTCCATTTAACCAG GGTTCGAGGCTTACGGCTTTCGAGTTAGTTCATGAAAAAATACCTGCAACACTGATAGCAGACTCTGCTGCAGCTGCATTGATGAATAATGGGCAAGTTCAAGCTGTAATAGTTGGTGCTGATCGTATAGCTGCAAATG GTGACACGGCCAACAAGATCGGCACATACAACCTCTCAATTTCTGCAAAGCATCACGGTGTGCAGTTTTACGTGGCGGCACCAGTAACTTCCATCGATCTCTCCCTCCCATCTGGGAAGGAAATCGTCATAGAAGAAAGATCTCCTAAAGAGCTGTTGAACTCTGAAGGTGGTCTTGGAAAGCAAGTCGCAGCGTCAGGTATATCAGTCTGGAACCCCGCCTTCGATGTCACTCCAGCAAATCTAATTACTGCAATCATAACAGAAAAG GGCGTAATCACAAAGTCTGATCCTGATGGAACTTTCGACATCGAAGATTTCATTAAGGCTGCTAAGTAA